TCCCCGATAAGCTTGAGTTGTTTTGTGCTACGAAAAAGGATTGGAAACAACGCAAGGCGATGCGAAAGGAGAAATCGCCACGGGGGCGTATACCAGTTGGGCTATCAGTTCGGGGAGCAAATGGAACGAAAGCTATTAACAAAGCGAGGGAAGCAGTTATACAGGAAACGTGGGCAAATGATCGAAGCGGTGTTTGGTCAGATAAAAGGGGCTCGTGGAATAGATCGTTTTGTAAGACGAGGGTTAAATACCTGTGCAAGCGAGTGGAAGTTGATTTGTGCTACGCATAATCTGTTGAAGTTATTCCGGAGTGGAAAGGCTTGTTGGACCTGAGTTGAAAGGAGTAAACATCATCCCCGCGAATTATTCGCGATCCGTTCCCTCCCCCCTTGGTATACGTTTCATCCTTCCTTAACTGTATATTGAAATTTCTACAAATTTTGAATAGTTCATAAATTATTGCATGTGAATAACTTTTTCTGGTCTATGCGACAGGTTCTATATACCGTCTTTTAATCAGTTTCGCTCGGTACCTCTTTTGCTTCAACCTTTCTACCAACCTTTCAAAATTAACATCCAGGTTAATCGCATACTCCTTAACAGTGATGTCCTCATCGGCTATTGCAGAAGCCTTATTCAGATCCTTCCATGCCAATCGTAACATCTCCATATTGAGCAGACGATAGAGATCTCGAAAACGATGTTGTTTGTTGAGACTCACCGTTTTCGCTATTCCTCGCAGGGAGGTTGGCACATCTTTTTCCGATCCTACTTTGTCCGACATGTGTTTCCTTTGCAAGCTACGTACTCCCGTCAAGTCCTTTACCATGTAGTGGGCTTTCCCCACCTCAGATTACTATGCTTGATACGACTCCCACATAACCAGAGTTCCTCCGCTTCCGCTTGGGTTCTCCTTCCTGCTGCGATAAACTTAGGGTTACGCCTGCTTCCGTTTCCGGGTTTCCCCTTCGTGGCTCAATATCGTCATCCCATATTTAGGGACAGGTGCTATATGGGCATCCCAAGTTCTTGTGTACATCTCTTCATACATGCCACGGCCTGAGAACTCCGCCAGCCCTTCACATCCTCGCCTGTTGCGGATGATCTTGTTTTGCCTTCGGCGCACGTTACAACCCCCGGCCACCAGAACAGCTTCATTTCGGAACGATACCCGCTCTTCAGGAGGTACGGTCTCCCCTACGACCTGCATGATTCTCTGTGTACGCTTCACCTGTTTTGTTCGAGCCGTCACCGGCTCTCCGCTACAAGCGCAACACTCGATACGGGTGGATGGCTAATCCTTACCCGACAGGGACTTCCACCCTGCTAGATGCACCAAGCTTCGCTTGGCGCGCTAACGACAAAAGTGAGGTGCGCCGGACAAGCATAGAAAACTATGAAAAAGAATACAGTAAACAATGAATCGAAAAACTCACAAATCTCATGTGATAAAGGCGTCACCTCAACTGATTTGTTATGTGTTGAGCTTCTACTTTAATACTTTTTTCATACAATACTTCTGGATCAATATCCAAATGATTTGCCCATTCTATAGAATCAAATTTAACCGTTACAGTGTTAAACAGGGAAATATCTTTTAATTCTGCAAATTTACCTATGTCAAAATATGGTGATACATCAAAAATTTTTTCTTCATCATTTTCAAATTTAATCAAAAGTTTATATCCATCTAATGGCTTTACGCTTATTACTGAAAAATACATTTTTTTCCTCCTTATTTCAAAGGTTCGATTGGAAAGGGAAGTTCACCTTTCGATGCCAATTTCCAATCAGCTAAGAGTTCTTCCTGATGAATTTCGGCCCATGCCAAAACAAGTTTTGTTTGTTTTGGAGGCAACCTGCCTTCTGATATCTCACATGAACGAATATCGATTATAGCCTTATGATCCTGATAATATGCGTGGACATGCGGAGGGTTATGTTCTCTCGGAGAACAATACATCCTGATAATGATTCCGTAAAACATCGAGATAGTTGGCATCGCGCCTCCATTAATTTAGTTGTATCTACTTATTAATGATCTTGCTTGATTTTCCGCTATTACAGTCTGAACAAGCGGTAACTATATTTACAAAAGAATCATCACCACCTTCAACATGAGGAATTTTATGGTCCAGAGTAAGATGAATTCCCTTTGGTAATTCATTTTTGTGTCTTTTACAATAATAACAACAAAAATCATCTCGATGAAATATCTCAAATTTCATAGTCTTGCTTATGTGCAATCTTTTACGTTTTGTTTGGTTTGTAGTTCCTCTTATTTTAAGCTGTCCTATTTTATGAAACAAATATTCAGAAAACTCAGCACATTCACTATAAGGTTTTGCCTCCGCCTCAAAACGTCGCGATTCTTTATAATAAGAGCCATTTCCATAAGCTGATTGTATAAAATTATGAGGCATAAATTCAGGTTCAAATAATGCAACTTCAGGGCATACATTTTCAACTGAGGTTAAAAGCATCATGAGCATATCTCCAAGAAGGTATCTCAATTTCCTTAATCATTGTGTCAATATCCCATGATTGACCTTGTGAATGCAAGAATTCATCAAATGTCATATTACTTCTGCCAAATTCGTGTCCTATTCTAAATCTTGTCAGAACAGATCGACAACATTTTCTTAAAATCGGACATCTTTTAGGCAATCCACCATTCCTTGAAAAGATTTTGTAGTATTCTTCTTTTGTATATCCAATTATTTTATCTTCAGCCATCAAGCTCATTTCCTATATTTATTTCTTCACATAACGTGAAGTTAAGGGGCGCCGCGCTTTTGCGGGGTCCCGCTTGAGCGTAGGGTTATGCATAGCGTGCTGCGCGATGACAGTTTGGGCACAAGGCAATGGCATTGGCTACTGTGTCTTCACCATCCGCTGCAAGCATGACACGGTGACGCACTTCAAGGTATGGCGTTCCATCCGATGCGCGCGTGAATGGTGCTGACAGAAGACAGCCCTCACACTTTCCTTTTGCCCTTAATAAAACCTCAGCAACAACATCTGGGTTTCGCCGAAATGATGTGGATGTAGTGGAAGTGCGATCCGGTATTTTTGGAGCGGTTGCTAGACGAGCTTGTCTTGACGACTGGCTATCTTGTAGAGATCGAGACACATTGTTGTAGAAATGCTGCGCATCATCCTCCACCGCATCAGAATTGGCTTGGATGGTCGTATTTTCCAATTCGCCTTGATGGTTTTCTACCCATTGGTTTAGCGATACGATCCACCTATCCATTCGCTGCATTGCTGAAACCGAAGGTTTCAGATGACTTGGATCGTTACTATCAACGCAATGATGACAAATTTCATGTGCAAAGTTTTCTTTTACCAACCAGGCAAGCAACTCCTTTGGGTCAGAAGAGCAGATTTTCCGGCTTGTCGTTAATGACTGAGACCGTTCTCGTGATTGAATCGTATCTTCTGTACCCCAAAATGGATTCCCGATATGTGCGCAGCCAACGTGGTGTAAGAGATACATTCCCTTCCCTTTTTGCTTGATAAAGAACCCTTCTGGATTTTCCAAGCGCCACTCTTGAAACATATCATGGGCATCTGCATGAAGGTTGTCAGCGAACTCGGAGATCATCGTTTAACTTTCGGGTTCAAAGATGCAAACATTAAGTATTTTATCCGTAGTTGAGCCGAATAATAACACCGTACTGATTTTATATGAGTTAGCGAAAAAAAGAAACAATCTTATGATTCCCTCTTCGCTGGCTCAATTACGGATAAAATACCGTTGAACGAAGCCGCGGCCCCACCCTATATGGGGATTCAATCATACGGCTTCTTTGTAAAATACTTTTCTGGGGTATCCACTTTACTAAGATAAATCACTCATAAGTCTCACATTTTTGATGACCATCATTGATTAGGGGGTCAGATTTGTGATTTAAACATTGATACCATCTTTTTAATCTTGCTATCTTTGGAAATCATGGATTTCATGATAGTTACTCGCCGGCTTATTGATGAATAGCCAAGACCAAACAAATTACCAATTTCCTGGTTATTATACCAACCGGTGCTCCATAAAAGATAGATTAATAAATCACGATTTAATTTATCTGAATCACTTATTCTTGAGGATTGTAAAAAAACGTCAGTATCACATTTTAAAACCTTTGCAGCTATCTTTAGAATCTTCTCAGGATTGGTATCTCTTAATACTTGCCTTTTTTGTGAAATTTCAACATCTGTATTTTCTGACAAA
Above is a genomic segment from Candidatus Brocadiaceae bacterium containing:
- a CDS encoding DUF2442 domain-containing protein, producing the protein MYFSVISVKPLDGYKLLIKFENDEEKIFDVSPYFDIGKFAELKDISLFNTVTVKFDSIEWANHLDIDPEVLYEKSIKVEAQHITNQLR
- a CDS encoding DUF4160 domain-containing protein; this encodes MPTISMFYGIIIRMYCSPREHNPPHVHAYYQDHKAIIDIRSCEISEGRLPPKQTKLVLAWAEIHQEELLADWKLASKGELPFPIEPLK
- a CDS encoding HNH endonuclease, with protein sequence MMLLTSVENVCPEVALFEPEFMPHNFIQSAYGNGSYYKESRRFEAEAKPYSECAEFSEYLFHKIGQLKIRGTTNQTKRKRLHISKTMKFEIFHRDDFCCYYCKRHKNELPKGIHLTLDHKIPHVEGGDDSFVNIVTACSDCNSGKSSKIINK
- a CDS encoding HNH endonuclease — encoded protein: MISEFADNLHADAHDMFQEWRLENPEGFFIKQKGKGMYLLHHVGCAHIGNPFWGTEDTIQSRERSQSLTTSRKICSSDPKELLAWLVKENFAHEICHHCVDSNDPSHLKPSVSAMQRMDRWIVSLNQWVENHQGELENTTIQANSDAVEDDAQHFYNNVSRSLQDSQSSRQARLATAPKIPDRTSTTSTSFRRNPDVVAEVLLRAKGKCEGCLLSAPFTRASDGTPYLEVRHRVMLAADGEDTVANAIALCPNCHRAARYA